A single genomic interval of Stieleria maiorica harbors:
- the asnS gene encoding asparagine--tRNA ligase, which yields MNDWIPVKQARLAESAGQPCEVRGWVRTRRDSKGGFSFIEVNDGSCMGNLQVVAPGELDNYVDEIQKLTAGCSVVVQGELQVSPAKGQATELHASAVRVLGWADPESYPLQKKRHSFEKLREWAHLRTRTNTLGAVMRVRDQICQSIHRFFHENGFLYVNTPIITASDCEGAGEMFRVTTLDLERLAKSGGPVDYSFDFFDKPTFLTVSGQLEGETYATSLGRIYTFGPTFRAENSNTSRHLAEFWMIEPEAAFFDLADNMQLAERFLKQVFSDCLNRCEEDMAFFDQRIEKGKIEQIRAVIDKPFQHMTYTEAIKVLESSGQKFDYQIAWGSDLQAEHERYLTEQHVGGPLILTDYPSTIKPFYMRVSDDEKTVAAMDVLVPGVGEIIGGSQREERLDVLRKRMAAQSLSEDDYWWYIDLRKYGTVPHAGFGLGLERAVQYVTGMTNIRDVIPFPRTPGNAEF from the coding sequence ATGAATGATTGGATCCCCGTCAAACAAGCTCGTCTTGCCGAATCAGCCGGCCAACCCTGCGAGGTCCGCGGCTGGGTTCGCACACGCCGTGATAGCAAAGGTGGTTTCAGCTTCATCGAAGTCAACGACGGCTCGTGCATGGGAAACCTGCAAGTCGTCGCGCCGGGTGAACTGGACAATTACGTCGACGAGATTCAAAAGTTGACCGCCGGTTGCAGCGTGGTCGTCCAGGGTGAACTGCAAGTCAGTCCGGCCAAAGGCCAGGCGACCGAATTGCACGCTTCGGCGGTCCGCGTGCTGGGCTGGGCCGATCCGGAATCGTATCCGCTACAGAAAAAACGTCACTCGTTCGAAAAACTGCGCGAGTGGGCGCACTTGCGAACCCGCACCAACACGCTGGGGGCGGTGATGCGGGTCCGCGACCAGATCTGCCAGTCGATTCACCGGTTCTTTCACGAAAACGGTTTCCTGTACGTCAACACGCCGATCATCACCGCTAGCGATTGCGAAGGGGCCGGCGAGATGTTTCGTGTCACGACGCTGGACCTGGAGCGGCTGGCCAAGTCCGGCGGGCCGGTCGATTATTCCTTCGACTTCTTCGACAAACCCACCTTTCTGACCGTCAGCGGGCAATTGGAAGGTGAGACGTACGCGACGTCGCTGGGACGGATCTACACGTTCGGCCCCACGTTTCGCGCCGAGAACAGCAACACCAGCCGGCACCTGGCGGAATTCTGGATGATCGAACCCGAAGCCGCCTTCTTTGATCTGGCCGACAACATGCAGCTGGCCGAGCGGTTCCTGAAACAGGTCTTCTCGGACTGTCTCAATCGCTGCGAGGAAGACATGGCGTTTTTCGACCAACGGATCGAGAAGGGAAAGATCGAACAGATCCGCGCGGTGATCGACAAACCGTTCCAGCACATGACGTACACCGAAGCGATCAAGGTGCTGGAGTCTTCCGGCCAAAAGTTCGACTACCAAATCGCCTGGGGCAGCGACCTGCAAGCCGAACATGAACGTTACTTGACCGAGCAACACGTCGGCGGACCACTGATCCTGACCGACTATCCGTCGACGATTAAACCGTTCTACATGCGGGTCAGCGATGACGAAAAAACGGTCGCCGCGATGGACGTGCTGGTCCCGGGCGTGGGCGAGATTATCGGCGGCAGCCAACGGGAAGAACGGCTGGATGTGCTGCGGAAACGAATGGCCGCCCAGTCGCTCAGCGAAGACGACTATTGGTGGTACATCGATTTGCGTAAATACGGCACCGTGCCGCACGCGGGATTCGGGCTCGGCCTGGAACGCGCCGTGCAATACGTCACCGGGATGACCAACATCCGCGACGTGATCCCGTTTCCCAGGACGCCGGGAAACGCGGAGTTTTGA
- the glgP gene encoding alpha-glucan family phosphorylase, whose translation MSQTELPPPQSVPSGPASGAPDLFDELHHADDLYGKLWTLANNLWWSWHPECDAIFRDVDPIRWRQLGHNPVALLREMTPERLADRAGELVLHSRINYAYRRLQEYLTSSQTWASTNAGVLGAKPVAYFSAEFGIHESIPIYSGGLGVLAGDHIKSASGLGVPLVGIGLYYSQGYFRQYLDEDGFQGEDYLETKIENLPIQAALDSKGKPLTVSIDTRDGQLLAKVWLMHVGRVRLYLLDCNVEGNKPEDRELTSRLYGGDERTRIRQELVLGVGGVKALAALGIDPGVYHLNEGHSAFGALQVVKQLMDNDGMSFEDAVQLSARATCFTTHTPVPAGHDRFPPSLVEEHLGPLRDSLGISQKELLALGRVDPDNDNESFCMTVIGFKMSRCANAVSSLHGVVSRRMWQSMWPDRPENEVPIGHITNGVHVASWLAVQMQTLYDKHFATDWKERLQEPDAWQAIHDVDPGELWETHNALKHNLLSFVRRRFSRQCRRRGEDDQAVEAARHILDPRILTIGFGRRFATYKRANLLFSDIDRVAEMIGSSDRPVQLIYAGKAHPKDEPGKKFIQEIANLRHDPRFAGRVAFVEDYDINVCRHLIQGVDVWLNNPRRPLEASGTSGQKVVLNGGLNCSILDGWWGEAFNGSNGFAIGNGRSHVSDEITDRRDAESLYRTLEEQVIPCFYSRDNDGLPRQWIKRMMNSISTLAWRFSSHRMVADYTSKSYVWAAGGVTCEMRYR comes from the coding sequence ATGAGTCAGACCGAATTGCCGCCCCCCCAAAGTGTCCCATCCGGCCCTGCGTCCGGCGCCCCCGACTTGTTCGATGAACTGCATCACGCGGACGACCTGTACGGCAAACTGTGGACGCTGGCCAACAACCTGTGGTGGAGTTGGCATCCGGAATGCGATGCGATTTTCCGTGACGTGGACCCGATTCGCTGGCGACAACTCGGTCACAACCCGGTGGCGTTGTTGCGTGAGATGACACCGGAACGCCTGGCCGACCGGGCCGGCGAGTTGGTGTTGCACAGCCGCATCAATTACGCCTACCGGAGGCTGCAGGAATACCTGACGTCGTCACAGACCTGGGCATCGACCAACGCCGGCGTCTTGGGGGCCAAACCGGTCGCCTATTTTTCGGCCGAGTTCGGGATTCATGAATCGATCCCGATCTACAGCGGCGGCCTGGGCGTGTTGGCGGGCGACCACATCAAAAGTGCGTCCGGCTTGGGCGTTCCCCTGGTCGGCATCGGGCTGTATTACAGCCAAGGGTACTTTCGCCAATATCTGGACGAGGACGGGTTCCAGGGCGAAGACTACTTGGAGACCAAGATCGAGAATCTGCCCATCCAGGCGGCCTTGGATTCAAAGGGCAAACCGTTGACGGTGTCGATCGATACCCGCGACGGGCAATTGCTGGCCAAAGTCTGGTTGATGCATGTCGGACGCGTGCGTTTGTACCTACTCGATTGCAACGTCGAAGGTAACAAACCGGAAGACCGCGAATTGACCAGCCGGTTGTATGGCGGCGACGAGCGCACTCGCATTCGCCAAGAACTTGTTCTAGGTGTCGGCGGGGTCAAAGCGTTGGCGGCACTGGGGATCGACCCCGGCGTCTATCACCTGAACGAAGGACACTCGGCGTTCGGCGCCCTGCAAGTCGTCAAGCAGTTGATGGACAACGACGGCATGTCGTTCGAAGACGCGGTCCAGTTGTCGGCCCGCGCCACCTGCTTCACCACCCACACGCCCGTTCCCGCCGGGCACGACCGCTTCCCGCCCTCGTTGGTCGAAGAGCACTTAGGGCCGCTGCGCGATTCGCTGGGGATCAGTCAAAAGGAACTGCTGGCGCTGGGGCGCGTCGACCCCGACAACGACAACGAATCGTTTTGCATGACGGTGATCGGATTCAAAATGAGCCGCTGTGCCAATGCGGTCAGCAGTCTTCACGGAGTCGTCTCGCGACGGATGTGGCAATCGATGTGGCCCGATCGCCCGGAGAATGAAGTGCCGATCGGACACATCACCAACGGCGTGCACGTGGCCAGTTGGTTGGCGGTTCAAATGCAAACGCTGTACGACAAACACTTCGCCACCGACTGGAAGGAGCGGTTGCAGGAGCCCGACGCCTGGCAAGCGATTCACGACGTGGACCCCGGCGAATTGTGGGAAACACACAACGCGCTCAAGCACAACTTGCTGTCCTTCGTGCGACGTCGGTTCAGCCGTCAGTGTCGGCGCCGTGGCGAAGACGATCAGGCCGTCGAAGCGGCGAGGCACATCTTGGACCCACGGATCCTGACGATCGGTTTCGGCCGCCGATTCGCCACCTACAAACGCGCCAACTTGTTGTTCAGCGACATCGATCGGGTCGCCGAAATGATCGGCAGCAGCGATCGCCCGGTCCAATTGATCTATGCCGGCAAGGCGCACCCGAAAGACGAACCGGGCAAGAAGTTCATTCAGGAGATCGCCAATCTGCGACACGACCCGCGCTTCGCCGGACGCGTCGCCTTTGTCGAAGACTACGACATCAACGTTTGCCGCCACCTGATTCAAGGCGTCGACGTCTGGTTGAACAACCCCCGTCGCCCACTGGAAGCGAGCGGCACCAGCGGTCAAAAGGTCGTCCTGAACGGCGGGTTGAACTGCAGCATCCTGGACGGCTGGTGGGGTGAAGCGTTCAACGGTTCCAACGGGTTCGCCATCGGCAACGGTCGCTCCCACGTCAGCGACGAAATCACCGATCGACGCGATGCCGAATCGCTGTACCGGACGCTGGAAGAACAGGTGATCCCCTGTTTCTACTCCCGCGACAACGATGGGCTGCCCCGGCAATGGATCAAACGCATGATGAACAGCATCAGCACCCTGGCCTGGCGATTCAGCAGCCACCGCATGGTCGCCGACTACACCTCCAAATCCTACGTCTGGGCCGCCGGCGGCGTGACCTGCGAAATGCGGTATCGGTAG
- a CDS encoding acyl-CoA dehydrogenase family protein, with product MSTTCPDESSNAGPSGGQTSKVSPLGRSGTEIVAADNLAKSSQSVQPNAVCTSHSRYRIPSPRSHMCHYSTPPGFQQLCQTLASLAPRWRTTRDWPAESLSLCGQHGIFYALTGMNPPGRDHPIGSAADQVETLIELARADLLTTFVITQHLGAIKRIAASDRLAGDEATGSRLQTTVLPSLLDGSTIGSVGISHLTTSRLHLDGPAVVATEVDHGYRLRGTIPWVTGAPAVGYVVVGATLDDATQILALISPEDQGVHPGAGANMIAMTASCTDAIGLRDVFVPEAHVLSGPRENVLAAAKPTGDAPTGAGGLQTSALALGLSFAALDYLRDESLRRDSLTPIVDRFGHEHQQLHEIILAAANGDPRHDSGTIRSLANGLVARTTAAAMTTAKGAGMMTDHPVGRWCQQALFFLVWSCPQPVAQAHLCELAGLE from the coding sequence TTGTCGACCACTTGCCCCGACGAATCAAGCAACGCCGGCCCCAGTGGCGGGCAAACTTCCAAAGTTTCACCCTTGGGGCGGAGCGGGACCGAAATTGTCGCAGCAGACAACCTTGCCAAATCATCGCAAAGCGTCCAACCTAACGCAGTCTGCACCAGCCATTCCCGTTACCGGATCCCGTCACCGCGATCGCACATGTGTCATTACAGCACGCCTCCGGGTTTCCAACAGTTGTGCCAAACGCTTGCTTCGCTGGCCCCGCGCTGGCGCACCACGCGCGACTGGCCCGCCGAATCGCTTTCGCTGTGTGGGCAACACGGGATCTTTTATGCGCTGACCGGAATGAACCCGCCGGGGCGCGACCATCCGATCGGGTCTGCCGCCGATCAGGTCGAAACGTTGATCGAATTGGCGCGTGCGGATCTGTTGACCACGTTCGTCATCACACAACATCTCGGCGCGATTAAACGGATCGCAGCATCAGACCGGCTCGCGGGCGATGAAGCTACTGGAAGCAGATTGCAAACAACCGTGCTGCCGTCGCTGCTAGACGGTTCGACGATCGGCTCGGTCGGCATCAGTCATTTGACCACCAGTCGGTTGCACTTGGACGGCCCCGCCGTCGTCGCGACGGAGGTCGACCATGGTTATCGGCTGCGAGGCACCATCCCTTGGGTCACCGGGGCACCGGCGGTCGGCTACGTCGTTGTCGGTGCAACGCTGGATGATGCCACACAGATCCTGGCGTTGATCTCTCCCGAGGATCAAGGCGTTCACCCTGGCGCCGGCGCAAACATGATCGCGATGACGGCAAGCTGCACCGACGCGATTGGGCTGCGAGACGTTTTCGTCCCCGAGGCGCACGTCCTCTCTGGCCCGCGCGAAAACGTCCTCGCTGCGGCGAAACCCACCGGCGACGCGCCGACCGGTGCCGGCGGATTGCAAACCTCTGCACTCGCGCTCGGATTGTCCTTTGCCGCGCTGGATTACTTGCGTGATGAATCGCTCCGACGTGATAGCTTGACGCCGATCGTCGATCGATTTGGTCACGAACATCAACAGCTGCACGAGATCATTCTTGCGGCCGCCAACGGAGACCCCCGACACGACTCGGGAACGATTCGCTCGCTGGCCAACGGTTTGGTCGCCCGAACGACCGCCGCCGCGATGACGACCGCCAAAGGGGCCGGCATGATGACCGACCATCCGGTCGGCCGCTGGTGCCAGCAAGCCCTGTTCTTTCTGGTCTGGAGCTGCCCCCAACCGGTCGCCCAAGCCCACCTTTGTGAACTGGCGGGGTTGGAGTGA
- a CDS encoding DUF7133 domain-containing protein yields the protein MTGFTALALLAVVGSGDLAASEAEWIWAHGTTAEEPIAAGAQCLFRKPINLRVAAEVRIEIAADDQYELFVNGHSIGNGQSSRTVDEYDVSEYFEVGRNIVAVRVRNRRGDTAALAARVSVRPDNSDKWFTFSSDASWKTSTEDSELWETVVFNDRLWGSASTFGPLGDTAPWDRTETEAERIAAAPSRLAPSRTALTDPAPANSTAQVAPNTNRAGQSVMASTKPAPPATPQRERFQIQKGFGVQRILSDDKIGSAIAMTFNEFGHLLISKENGPLLLAYDDNDDGVPETVRTYCDKVESCQGILALNGQVFVTGDGPEGPALYKLSDSDRNGTLEKVEAIVKFVDSSGRPARPGEHGPHGLRLGPDGMIYVALGSHVQAVGEVGDGQTYRDPYEGDLLPRYEDPAGHGQGIKAPGGTIIRTNIDGSVIERVAGGLRNPYDIVFHSGGAMFVHDADMEADVDTAWYRPNAVFDVTEGGEFGWRTGWAKWPEYYYDRLPDMLDTGRGSPTGGVCYEHYAFPVRYQGTLFLADWSEGRILNVRLKPRGASFVADSEVFLQGQPLNVTDLEVGPDGGLYFCTGGRSTAGGVYRVIYKGEVPDRMNKLGSGIAAAIRQPQIESAWTRQTIASIKSELGDNWNQLVAGVAYSDDNPPDYRVRAMTLMQLFGPIPSEDLLLELSQAESELVRAKSAQMLGRAPGPQGRKRLAALLEDDAPVVRRAACEAMLRGNITPDSVDGLLDVIASGDRTLAYVGRKLLERMPVETFRDEVLATDETRVAIVGMLALVAIDHSEPTALAVLERCSEMMTGFLSDADFIDVLRLCQVTLHRSELDADKVATLGEQIAEEFPAGEPRINHEVIRLATYLSSESLADRAIEYLESDAPHESRTLVAMCLQSMSDGWNAKQRFAILKFFEKAANRSTAGSLPMYMTNVTRDFASTLSEDDLQAILEQGHVWQNAALAAIYKVKQPIDTKTTNTLLSLDKKIRDKQDGRDVQRRLRTGIVALLASSEESEAQEYLRELWRDEPQRRAVISMALAMHPEGENWDYLVRSLNIVDAEAGDDVVAALGKVDVATDDPMALRHLILLGVRAEEEERPFEGIERLLEHWTGMERPADGKKSMRPWQKWYASVYPDRPPAVLPKADQSRWDFEQLVSYLDSDKGRFGDPALGKAAYTKASCAQCHRFGNYGESIGPNLSGIARRFTKREIVESILYPAHVVSDQYASKKILTLDGKVLVGMVSEQSDGTLVIRDARNNTAMIEASEVDQILPSTSSIMPSGLIDELTLREISDMMAYLGVVPSAEIASRP from the coding sequence TTGACCGGCTTCACCGCCCTGGCGTTGTTGGCCGTAGTCGGATCCGGCGATCTGGCGGCGAGCGAGGCCGAGTGGATTTGGGCTCATGGGACGACGGCGGAAGAACCGATCGCCGCGGGTGCCCAATGCCTGTTCCGCAAACCGATCAATCTGCGTGTCGCGGCGGAAGTTCGCATCGAGATCGCCGCGGATGACCAATACGAGCTGTTCGTCAACGGCCACTCGATCGGCAACGGCCAGTCCTCGCGGACGGTCGACGAATATGACGTCAGCGAGTACTTCGAAGTCGGACGCAACATCGTCGCGGTCCGTGTCCGCAACCGCCGCGGTGACACCGCCGCCTTGGCCGCCCGCGTGTCGGTCCGACCGGACAACAGCGACAAATGGTTCACGTTCAGCTCCGACGCGTCCTGGAAAACCAGCACCGAAGACAGCGAGCTTTGGGAAACCGTCGTCTTCAACGATCGTTTGTGGGGATCGGCGTCGACCTTCGGACCGCTCGGCGACACCGCACCCTGGGACCGCACCGAAACGGAGGCCGAACGGATTGCCGCGGCACCGTCGCGTTTGGCCCCCTCGCGGACGGCGTTGACCGATCCCGCCCCTGCCAATTCAACCGCACAGGTCGCCCCAAACACCAATCGTGCGGGCCAATCAGTTATGGCGTCCACCAAACCCGCCCCGCCGGCGACACCGCAGCGCGAGCGATTTCAGATTCAAAAGGGGTTCGGCGTTCAACGCATCCTGTCGGACGACAAGATCGGTTCGGCGATCGCGATGACGTTCAACGAATTCGGTCACCTGTTGATTTCCAAGGAGAACGGACCGCTGTTGCTGGCCTATGACGACAACGACGACGGGGTGCCCGAGACGGTCCGCACGTACTGCGACAAGGTCGAATCCTGCCAGGGCATCCTGGCACTCAACGGACAAGTGTTCGTCACCGGCGACGGCCCCGAAGGCCCCGCGTTGTACAAGTTGTCCGACAGCGATCGCAACGGAACGCTTGAGAAGGTGGAAGCGATCGTCAAGTTCGTCGACTCAAGCGGCCGGCCGGCACGCCCCGGTGAACACGGCCCGCACGGTTTGCGACTCGGCCCCGACGGCATGATCTATGTCGCGTTGGGAAGCCACGTGCAAGCGGTCGGCGAAGTCGGCGACGGCCAGACCTATCGTGATCCTTATGAAGGCGACTTGTTGCCGCGTTACGAAGACCCCGCCGGTCACGGACAAGGCATCAAGGCTCCCGGCGGAACGATCATCCGAACCAACATCGATGGCAGCGTGATCGAACGCGTCGCCGGCGGACTGCGCAATCCCTACGACATCGTCTTTCACTCCGGCGGCGCGATGTTTGTCCACGACGCCGACATGGAAGCGGATGTCGACACCGCCTGGTATCGCCCCAACGCCGTGTTTGATGTCACCGAAGGCGGCGAATTCGGTTGGCGGACCGGTTGGGCGAAATGGCCCGAATACTACTACGATCGCTTGCCCGACATGCTCGATACCGGACGCGGCAGCCCGACCGGCGGCGTCTGTTACGAACACTACGCGTTTCCGGTCCGATACCAAGGCACCTTGTTCTTGGCCGACTGGAGCGAAGGGCGAATCCTGAACGTTCGTCTGAAGCCGCGCGGGGCAAGCTTTGTCGCCGACAGCGAGGTCTTCCTGCAGGGGCAACCGCTGAACGTCACCGATTTGGAAGTCGGCCCCGATGGCGGTTTGTATTTCTGCACCGGAGGTCGATCGACTGCCGGCGGCGTGTACCGAGTCATTTACAAAGGCGAAGTGCCCGACCGAATGAACAAGCTCGGTTCCGGCATTGCCGCGGCGATCCGCCAACCCCAAATCGAATCGGCTTGGACACGCCAAACGATCGCTTCGATCAAAAGTGAACTCGGTGACAATTGGAATCAATTGGTCGCCGGTGTCGCCTACAGCGATGACAACCCGCCGGATTACCGTGTCCGCGCGATGACGTTGATGCAATTGTTCGGCCCGATCCCCAGCGAAGACCTGTTGCTGGAACTCAGCCAGGCCGAAAGCGAACTCGTCCGCGCCAAGTCCGCACAGATGCTCGGCCGGGCCCCCGGTCCGCAGGGCCGCAAACGTTTGGCCGCGTTGTTAGAAGACGACGCGCCGGTCGTCCGACGCGCCGCGTGTGAAGCCATGCTGCGGGGCAACATCACCCCGGACAGCGTCGACGGTCTGTTGGACGTGATCGCCAGCGGCGATCGGACGCTGGCCTATGTCGGCCGCAAATTGCTGGAGCGGATGCCGGTCGAAACATTCCGTGACGAAGTGCTGGCGACCGACGAAACACGGGTCGCCATCGTCGGCATGCTCGCCCTGGTCGCGATCGACCACAGCGAACCGACCGCGCTGGCCGTGCTGGAGCGTTGCAGCGAAATGATGACCGGCTTCTTGAGCGACGCCGACTTCATCGATGTCCTGCGTTTGTGCCAGGTCACCTTGCATCGCAGTGAACTGGATGCGGACAAGGTCGCCACGCTGGGCGAACAGATCGCCGAAGAGTTTCCTGCCGGCGAACCGCGAATCAACCACGAAGTCATTCGCTTGGCGACGTACCTGAGCAGCGAATCCTTGGCCGATCGCGCCATCGAATATCTGGAGTCCGATGCACCGCACGAAAGCCGCACGCTGGTGGCGATGTGTCTGCAATCGATGTCCGATGGTTGGAACGCGAAACAACGCTTCGCGATCCTGAAGTTCTTTGAAAAAGCCGCCAATCGTTCGACCGCCGGTTCGCTGCCGATGTACATGACCAACGTCACGCGTGACTTCGCATCGACGCTGTCCGAAGACGATCTGCAAGCGATTCTGGAACAGGGGCACGTTTGGCAAAACGCCGCGCTGGCCGCGATCTATAAGGTCAAGCAACCGATCGACACCAAAACGACCAATACCTTGCTGTCGCTTGATAAGAAGATTCGCGACAAACAAGACGGCCGAGACGTCCAGCGACGATTGCGGACCGGCATCGTCGCGCTGTTGGCGTCGTCGGAAGAATCCGAAGCCCAGGAGTACCTGCGCGAACTGTGGCGCGATGAACCACAACGCCGCGCCGTCATCTCAATGGCCTTGGCCATGCACCCCGAAGGCGAAAACTGGGACTACCTGGTCCGCAGCTTGAACATCGTCGACGCCGAAGCCGGTGATGACGTTGTCGCGGCACTTGGCAAGGTCGATGTTGCGACCGACGATCCGATGGCCCTGCGACATTTGATCTTGCTGGGCGTCCGGGCCGAAGAAGAAGAGCGTCCGTTTGAAGGGATCGAACGACTGCTGGAACATTGGACCGGAATGGAACGCCCGGCCGATGGAAAGAAATCGATGCGGCCGTGGCAAAAGTGGTACGCCAGCGTCTACCCCGATCGCCCGCCGGCGGTGCTGCCCAAAGCCGACCAGTCACGCTGGGATTTTGAGCAACTGGTCAGCTACCTCGACAGCGACAAGGGGCGCTTCGGCGACCCGGCCTTGGGGAAAGCGGCCTACACCAAAGCCAGCTGTGCCCAGTGCCACCGGTTTGGCAACTACGGCGAATCGATCGGACCGAACCTGTCGGGGATCGCGCGTCGTTTCACCAAACGCGAAATCGTCGAATCGATCCTGTACCCGGCCCACGTCGTCAGCGACCAGTACGCCAGCAAGAAGATCCTGACACTGGACGGTAAAGTGTTGGTGGGAATGGTCAGCGAACAGTCCGACGGCACGTTGGTCATCCGCGACGCCCGCAACAACACGGCGATGATCGAGGCGTCCGAGGTGGATCAGATCCTGCCCAGCACCAGCAGCATCATGCCCAGCGGGCTGATCGACGAGCTCACCTTGCGAGAAATCAGCGACATGATGGCCTACCTGGGCGTCGTCCCCTCGGCCGAAATCGCATCGCGCCCCTAA